The proteins below come from a single Pseudomonadota bacterium genomic window:
- the ubiE gene encoding bifunctional demethylmenaquinone methyltransferase/2-methoxy-6-polyprenyl-1,4-benzoquinol methylase UbiE, producing the protein MVEKITDPDDSEKRRRAIQEMFSQIAPRYDFLNRLLSLGIDQGWRETLVRMVRAGERTSILDVACGTGDVSLALREKAPRARIVGLDFSQAMLDLARIKSERAGAGLELACASAENLPFAEHEFDLVSIAFGIRNVVDREKALAEFFRVLKPKGRLAVLEFSQPRVPWLGDLYNIYFFQILPLIGGLFAQRSAYRYLPESVARFPAPQEFSGSLRAAGFESCRLHALTFGIATLYLADKPALS; encoded by the coding sequence ATGGTTGAAAAGATAACCGATCCGGACGATTCGGAAAAACGCCGGCGGGCGATTCAGGAAATGTTTTCGCAGATTGCGCCGCGCTATGATTTTCTTAATCGGCTGTTGAGCCTGGGCATTGATCAGGGATGGCGTGAAACCCTGGTGCGGATGGTGCGAGCCGGCGAGCGGACGTCCATATTGGATGTGGCCTGCGGTACCGGAGATGTTTCTCTCGCCTTGCGCGAGAAGGCGCCGCGGGCCCGGATCGTGGGTCTTGATTTCAGCCAGGCCATGCTTGATCTGGCGCGAATTAAAAGTGAACGGGCCGGGGCCGGGCTGGAACTGGCTTGCGCCTCGGCTGAAAACCTGCCTTTTGCCGAGCATGAATTTGATCTGGTGAGCATCGCTTTCGGCATTCGCAATGTTGTTGACCGGGAGAAAGCCCTGGCGGAGTTTTTTCGGGTTCTTAAACCGAAAGGGCGGCTGGCGGTGCTTGAATTTTCCCAGCCCCGGGTGCCCTGGTTGGGGGACCTGTATAACATTTATTTTTTTCAGATTCTGCCTTTAATTGGGGGTCTGTTCGCCCAGCGCAGCGCCTATCGTTACTTGCCTGAATCGGTGGCTCGTTTTCCTGCGCCGCAGGAATTTTCCGGCAGCCTGCGGGCTGCCGGTTTCGAGTCCTGTCGCTTGCATGCGCTGACTTTTGGTATCGCTACCCTGTACCTTGCCGATAAACCGGCTTTGTCTTAA